From a single Brassica rapa cultivar Chiifu-401-42 chromosome A01, CAAS_Brap_v3.01, whole genome shotgun sequence genomic region:
- the LOC103856119 gene encoding two-pore potassium channel 3 yields MADDRSGGNSNNTDPLLQYMTSPRSKKPPPILFPLPEDDKVSIPMPLTPSEFKDRLIFGPSSRSTRDYSSQYLDSQSPSSSSSAAAAAAGDTFSDSSTLAPLLLPPPPRPDPLFHGHALHRSKTAPAMSVINDLHLPVPHQKDLASPSSRSVVRQAFALLLVYLSLGVLIYSLNRDHYVVDQTHPVVDGLYFCIVTMCTIGYGDITPNSVVTKLFSIMFVLVGFGFIDILLSGMVSYVLDLQESYMLDSAKRREEPEKRRSYIIDVKKGRMRIRLKVGLALGVVVLCIALGVGIMHFIEDIDWLDSFYLSVMSVTTVGYGDRAFKTLPGRLFAAVWLLVSTLAVARAFLYLAEARVDKRNRERAKKVLCEAMSVSQFFAADIDNNGCVSKAEYVIYKLKEMGKITDKDITPISKQFDKLDRCSNGKITLGDLLDSSSGD; encoded by the exons ATGGCAGACGACAGAAGTGGCGGTAATAGCAACAACACAGACCCATTACTCCAATACATGACTAGCCCAAGATCGAAAAAACCGCCGCCGATTCTGTTTCCCTTACCGGAAGACGACAAAGTCTCTATCCCGATGCCGTTGACACCGTCGGAGTTCAAAGACCGTTTAATCTTCGGACCTTCCTCACGCTCGACGCGAGATTATTCCTCTCAATACTTAGATTCTCAATCGCCGtcgtcctcctcctccgccgccgccgccgccgccggagATACTTTTTCCGACTCCTCAACTCTAGCACCTCTCCTcctcccaccaccaccacgaCCGGACCCATTGTTCCACGGCCACGCGCTCCACAGATCCAAAACCGCGCCGGCGATGTCCGTGATCAACGATCTCCACCTCCCGGTTCCTCACCAGAAAGACCTCGCGTCGCCGTCGTCGCGCTCCGTCGTGAGACAAGCGTTCGCTCTTCTCCTCGTCTATCTCTCCTTAGGCGTGCTTATCTACTCGCTGAACCGTGACCACTACGTAGTCGATCAAACCCATCCCGTCGTCGATGGGCTCTACTTTTGCATCGTCACGATGTGCACCATCGGTTACGGAGACATCACGCCCAACAGTGTCGTCACCAAGCTGTTCTCGATCATGTTTGTCCTCGTTGGGTTTGGTTTTATCGATATTCTCCTTAGTGGGATGGTCTCTTACGTTCTTGATCTTCAAGAAAGCTACATGTTGGACTCCGCTAAGCGGAGAGAGGAGCCGGAGAAGAGGAGGTCGTATATTATCGATGTTAAAAAGGGAAGGATGAGGATTAGGTTGAAAGTGGGTTTAGCGTTAGGTGTTGTGGTTTTGTGCATCGCTCTTGGTGTGGGGATAATGCATTTTATTGAAGACATTGACTGGTTGGATTCATTTTATCTCTCGGTTATGTCGGTTACTACTGTTGGTTATGGAGACAGGGCGTTTAAGACGTTGCCCGGTAGGCTTTTCGCTGCGGTGTGGTTGCTTGTGTCTACTTTAGCCGTGGCTCGAGCTTTTTTGTATTTGGCTGAGGCGAGAGTTGATAAGAGGAATAGAGAGAGGGCTAAGAAGGTGCTTTGTGAGGCAATGTCTGTCTCTCAGTTCTTCGCTGCAGACATCGATAACAATGGCTGTGTGAG TAAAGCGGAGTATGTGATTTACAAACtgaaggagatggggaaaaTAACAGATAAGGACATAACTCCGATCTCTAAACAGTTTGACAAGCTCGACCGGTGCAGCAATGGAAAGATTACTCTTGGAGATCTATTGGATAGTAGCAGTGGAGATTGA
- the LOC103856109 gene encoding GBF-interacting protein 1-like isoform X1 has product MGSRGGGGGGVSNAKAGGVPASSRKVVESLKEIVNCSDLEIYAMLVDCDMDPDETVSRLLSQDTFHEVKSKRDKKKETKDPAESWTRSTQNRGARSSGYDGYNTSRGGGNRFKSNERGSVQSVPANRRENGTRNHWAGSSSTPGVLGRQPPPNSDPTNAEVKKAQPTGSNEAVTSSSLPTPAYQSAWANANPGQRTMADIVKMGRPLHQKKNVAVPRPTESQESGSKAPLKDEWPSIEKQVVSYPTSSSLLKPAAESEVPVDQFSEPRHLTETHLDDLPVASPPASVSNRNLLHDDVDDARDSSEYEDENNKVEHHAFEENRGEDVSASVATGFEQLTIESEEDHETLTKEDKPPVIIPSHLQVHTSECSHLMFGSFGLGLGSGQVGSGLNDNSEETKETEENSSFRHPESDFYREEEEQQLKNAATDEQTSYQIDSTARNYHASSDSETEAAARHEPPPLQEDHQYKFSSPPDYGFENSQQLNPPSETNPQMQSLDTFPNAMIVQHQGIQDAREPDLHYSPFPTKYNNPTPSSLSGSMAEALRASSISPQNQMPSGAGEQAAALAQHLALNPYSHQPGMPLGHYGNLMSYPFMPQSYNPYMPSAFQQAFPSGNHHQSMLPQYKTQATAPPVPPPSAYGFGGGGSALSSNFPLNSTSAPNSYEDVLSSQFRDSSHLASSLQQQNEHLAAWHQGQQSNSRVVPGSGYYSHQNQQPPGFRQAQLLQQPSQQQQQQQHFGGHGYGSPYHSQAPMSLDHLHHQHQQQQNARDASKQTHQQQLWPNNY; this is encoded by the exons ATGGGCAGTCGAGGCGGTGGCGGCGGCGGCGTAAGTAACGCGAAGGCGGGTGGTGTTCCGGCGTCTAGTAGAAAGGTGGTTGAGAGTTTGAAAGAGATCGTGAACTGTTCTGACTTGGAGATCTACGCGATGCTTGTCGATTGCGATATGGATCCTGATGAAACCGTTAGTCGTCTTCTTTCTCaag ATACTTTTCACGAGGTGAAGAGCAAACGAGACAAGAAGAAAGAG ACCAAAGATCCAGCAGAGTCCTGGACACGTAGCACACAGAATCGCGGTGCTAGAAGCAGCGGTTATGACGGCTACAACACCTCTCGAGGTGGTGGAAACAGATTTAAATCCAATG AGAGGGGGAGTGTTCAAAGTGTACCTGCAAACAGAAGAGAGAACGGAACACGTAACCATTGGGCCGGCTCTTCTTCAACACCTGGTGTCCTTGGCCGCCAACCTCCACCCAACAGTGACCCTACAAACGCTGAAGTTAAGAAAGCACAACCAACGGGTTCGAATGAAGCAGTGACTTCCTCTTCGCTGCCAACTCCTGCGTATCAATCCGCTTGGGCCAATGCCAACCCCGGGCAGAGAACAATGGCTGATATTGTGAAAATGGGCAGGCCTCTTCATCAGAAGAAGAACGTTGCTGTGCCTCGTCCAACAGAGAGTCAAGAGAGTGGAAGCAAAGCTCCGTTGAAGGATGAATGGCCTTCTATTGAGAAGCAAGTCGTTTCTTATccaacatcttcttctctcttgaAACCAGCTGCTGAATCTGAAGTACCTGTTGACCAATTTAGCGAGCCTCGGCATCTTACTGAGACACATCTGGATGATCTGCCAGTTGCATCTCCACCTGCTTCAGTATCCAACAGAAATTTGCTTCatgatgatgttgatgatgCTAGAGACTCCTCGGAATATGAAGACGAAAACAACAAAGTGGAGCATCATGCTTTTGAGGAAAATAGAG GTGAAGATGTTTCTGCATCTGTTGCAACTGGTTTTGAGCAACTAACCATAGAGAGCGAAGAAGACCATGAAACATTAACGAAAGAAGACAAACCTCCGGTGATAATCCCAAGTCACCTACAAGTTCATACCTCAGAATGCTCACACCTGATGTTTGGTAGCTTTGGCTTGGGGTTAGGATCTGGCCAAGTTGGTAGTGGCTTGAATGATAACTCGGAGGAAACAAAAGAAACAGAAGAGAATTCATCATTCAGACACCCTGAGTCTGACTTCTacagagaggaagaagaacaaCAACTCAAGAACGCTGCTACTGATGAACAAACATCCTATCAAATCGATTCAACCGCTAGGAACTACCATGCTTCCTCGGATTCCGAAACAGAAGCAGCAGCGCGACATGAGCCTCCTCCTCTTCAAGAAGATCATCAGTACAAGTTCTCATCTCCCCCAGATTATGGATTTGAAAACAGCCAACAGTTGAATCCTCCATCAGAGACAAACCCACAGATGCAGAGTCTTGATACCTTCCCCAACGCAATG ATTGTTCAGCATCAAGGCATTCAAGATGCAAGAGAACCTGATCTTCACTACTCACCTTTCCCAACAAAATACAACAATCCCACTCCCTCTTCCCTTAGCGGTTCCATGGCTGAG GCACTAAGAGCTTCGAGTATTTCTCCACAAAACCAAATGCCCAGTGGCGCAGGAGAACAAGCAGCAGCTCTTGCTCAACACCTGGCCTTAAACCCATACTCTCATCAGCCTGGGATGCCTTTAGGGCACTATGGTAATCTGATGAGCTATCCGTTCATGCCACAGAGTTACAACCCTTACATGCCTTCAGCTTTCCAGCAAGCGTTTCCGTCTGGTAACCATCATCAGTCTATGCTACCGCAATACAAAACTCAAGCAACTGCTCCTCCTGTTCCTCCCCCCTCTGCCTATGGTTTTGGTGGTGGCGGCTCCGCATTGAGTAGCAACTTCCCTTTGAATTCCACAAGCGCTCCAAACTCCTACGAAGATGTCCTGAGCTCGCAGTTTAGGGACAGCAGTCACTTGGCATCATCGCTTCAGCAGCAG AACGAACACTTGGCAGCATGGCATCAAGGACAACAATCCAACTCACGTGTGGTTCCAGGAAGTGGATATTACAGCCATCAGAATCAACAGCCTCCTGGTTTCCGACAAGCCCAACTACTGCAGCAGCCatctcaacaacaacaacaacaacagcattTTGGAGGACATGGCTATGGGAGTCCTTACCATTCACAAGCTCCAATGTCACTAGATCATCTCCATCACCAACACCAGCAACAACAAAACGCCAGAGATGCTTCTAAACAGACCCACCAACAACAGTTATGGCCCAACAACTACTGA
- the LOC103856109 gene encoding GBF-interacting protein 1-like isoform X2: protein MGSRGGGGGGVSNAKAGGVPASSRKVVESLKEIVNCSDLEIYAMLVDCDMDPDETVSRLLSQDTFHEVKSKRDKKKETKDPAESWTRSTQNRGARSSGYDGYNTSRGGGNRFKSNERGSVQSVPANRRENGTRNHWAGSSSTPGVLGRQPPPNSDPTNAEVKKAQPTGSNEAVTSSSLPTPAYQSAWANANPGQRTMADIVKMGRPLHQKKNVAVPRPTESQESGSKAPLKDEWPSIEKQVVSYPTSSSLLKPAAESEVPVDQFSEPRHLTETHLDDLPVASPPASVSNRNLLHDDVDDARDSSEYEDENNKVEHHAFEENRGEDVSASVATGFEQLTIESEEDHETLTKEDKPPVIIPSHLQVHTSECSHLMFGSFGLGLGSGQVGSGLNDNSEETKETEENSSFRHPESDFYREEEEQQLKNAATDEQTSYQIDSTARNYHASSDSETEAAARHEPPPLQEDHQYKFSSPPDYGFENSQQLNPPSETNPQMQSLDTFPNAMHQGIQDAREPDLHYSPFPTKYNNPTPSSLSGSMAEALRASSISPQNQMPSGAGEQAAALAQHLALNPYSHQPGMPLGHYGNLMSYPFMPQSYNPYMPSAFQQAFPSGNHHQSMLPQYKTQATAPPVPPPSAYGFGGGGSALSSNFPLNSTSAPNSYEDVLSSQFRDSSHLASSLQQQNEHLAAWHQGQQSNSRVVPGSGYYSHQNQQPPGFRQAQLLQQPSQQQQQQQHFGGHGYGSPYHSQAPMSLDHLHHQHQQQQNARDASKQTHQQQLWPNNY, encoded by the exons ATGGGCAGTCGAGGCGGTGGCGGCGGCGGCGTAAGTAACGCGAAGGCGGGTGGTGTTCCGGCGTCTAGTAGAAAGGTGGTTGAGAGTTTGAAAGAGATCGTGAACTGTTCTGACTTGGAGATCTACGCGATGCTTGTCGATTGCGATATGGATCCTGATGAAACCGTTAGTCGTCTTCTTTCTCaag ATACTTTTCACGAGGTGAAGAGCAAACGAGACAAGAAGAAAGAG ACCAAAGATCCAGCAGAGTCCTGGACACGTAGCACACAGAATCGCGGTGCTAGAAGCAGCGGTTATGACGGCTACAACACCTCTCGAGGTGGTGGAAACAGATTTAAATCCAATG AGAGGGGGAGTGTTCAAAGTGTACCTGCAAACAGAAGAGAGAACGGAACACGTAACCATTGGGCCGGCTCTTCTTCAACACCTGGTGTCCTTGGCCGCCAACCTCCACCCAACAGTGACCCTACAAACGCTGAAGTTAAGAAAGCACAACCAACGGGTTCGAATGAAGCAGTGACTTCCTCTTCGCTGCCAACTCCTGCGTATCAATCCGCTTGGGCCAATGCCAACCCCGGGCAGAGAACAATGGCTGATATTGTGAAAATGGGCAGGCCTCTTCATCAGAAGAAGAACGTTGCTGTGCCTCGTCCAACAGAGAGTCAAGAGAGTGGAAGCAAAGCTCCGTTGAAGGATGAATGGCCTTCTATTGAGAAGCAAGTCGTTTCTTATccaacatcttcttctctcttgaAACCAGCTGCTGAATCTGAAGTACCTGTTGACCAATTTAGCGAGCCTCGGCATCTTACTGAGACACATCTGGATGATCTGCCAGTTGCATCTCCACCTGCTTCAGTATCCAACAGAAATTTGCTTCatgatgatgttgatgatgCTAGAGACTCCTCGGAATATGAAGACGAAAACAACAAAGTGGAGCATCATGCTTTTGAGGAAAATAGAG GTGAAGATGTTTCTGCATCTGTTGCAACTGGTTTTGAGCAACTAACCATAGAGAGCGAAGAAGACCATGAAACATTAACGAAAGAAGACAAACCTCCGGTGATAATCCCAAGTCACCTACAAGTTCATACCTCAGAATGCTCACACCTGATGTTTGGTAGCTTTGGCTTGGGGTTAGGATCTGGCCAAGTTGGTAGTGGCTTGAATGATAACTCGGAGGAAACAAAAGAAACAGAAGAGAATTCATCATTCAGACACCCTGAGTCTGACTTCTacagagaggaagaagaacaaCAACTCAAGAACGCTGCTACTGATGAACAAACATCCTATCAAATCGATTCAACCGCTAGGAACTACCATGCTTCCTCGGATTCCGAAACAGAAGCAGCAGCGCGACATGAGCCTCCTCCTCTTCAAGAAGATCATCAGTACAAGTTCTCATCTCCCCCAGATTATGGATTTGAAAACAGCCAACAGTTGAATCCTCCATCAGAGACAAACCCACAGATGCAGAGTCTTGATACCTTCCCCAACGCAATG CATCAAGGCATTCAAGATGCAAGAGAACCTGATCTTCACTACTCACCTTTCCCAACAAAATACAACAATCCCACTCCCTCTTCCCTTAGCGGTTCCATGGCTGAG GCACTAAGAGCTTCGAGTATTTCTCCACAAAACCAAATGCCCAGTGGCGCAGGAGAACAAGCAGCAGCTCTTGCTCAACACCTGGCCTTAAACCCATACTCTCATCAGCCTGGGATGCCTTTAGGGCACTATGGTAATCTGATGAGCTATCCGTTCATGCCACAGAGTTACAACCCTTACATGCCTTCAGCTTTCCAGCAAGCGTTTCCGTCTGGTAACCATCATCAGTCTATGCTACCGCAATACAAAACTCAAGCAACTGCTCCTCCTGTTCCTCCCCCCTCTGCCTATGGTTTTGGTGGTGGCGGCTCCGCATTGAGTAGCAACTTCCCTTTGAATTCCACAAGCGCTCCAAACTCCTACGAAGATGTCCTGAGCTCGCAGTTTAGGGACAGCAGTCACTTGGCATCATCGCTTCAGCAGCAG AACGAACACTTGGCAGCATGGCATCAAGGACAACAATCCAACTCACGTGTGGTTCCAGGAAGTGGATATTACAGCCATCAGAATCAACAGCCTCCTGGTTTCCGACAAGCCCAACTACTGCAGCAGCCatctcaacaacaacaacaacaacagcattTTGGAGGACATGGCTATGGGAGTCCTTACCATTCACAAGCTCCAATGTCACTAGATCATCTCCATCACCAACACCAGCAACAACAAAACGCCAGAGATGCTTCTAAACAGACCCACCAACAACAGTTATGGCCCAACAACTACTGA
- the LOC103856146 gene encoding probable purine permease 22, whose product MERSQELNVNDDQNLEANLIDHEVNDSSSVPQTKNYKKWLRISIYVFLVLTCQALSTILGRLYYENGGKSTWMVTVLQRIGFPLLFLYKFFSLNKQQEKTDPSFTNTTLGLAYICLGLLASAISYMSSVGLLYLPVSTFSLIFASQLAFTALFSYFLNSQKFTPYIVNSLFLLTVSSALLVFNNESQNIRNVSRVEYVVGFICTVSSSAGIGLILSLVQLILTKVLKNPSFSAVMDMAIYQTLVSCCVVMIGLFASGEWKLIASEMRNYGLGKVSYVMTLSSAAVSSQVYTIGAVGLIFESSSVLSNTVTAVGLPIVPVVAVIVFHDKMDAFKIFSITLAIWGFLSFVYQHYLDEKKLKTCHHVEEDTQV is encoded by the exons ATGGAAAGATCTCAAGAACTCAATGTCAACG ATGACCAGAACTTAGAAGCAAACCTAATAGACCATGAGGTAAATGACTCATCCTCGGTACCTCAAACCAAGAACTACAAGAAGTGGCTCAGAATCTCCATTTATGTATTCCTTGTCCTCACCTGCCAAGCACTTTCTACAATACTGGGCAGATTGTATTATGAAAACGGTGGAAAGAGCACATGGATGGTAACAGTTCTCCAACGCATAGGCTTCCCTCTTTTGTTTCTATACAAATTCTTTTCACTAAACAAACAACAGGAGAAAACAGATCCAAGTTTCACAAACACCACTCTTGGATTAGCTTACATATGTCTTGGCCTCTTAGCATCTGCCATCAGTTATATGTCTTCAGTGGGGTTGCTCTACTTACCTGTTTCTACTTTCTCCCTCATCTTTGCCTCGCAGTTAGCCTTCACCGCCTTGTTCTCCTACTTCCTTAACTCTCAAAAGTTCACTCCTTACATTGTCAATTCTCTATTTCTCCTTACTGTTTCCTCTGCACTCCTTGTGTTCAACAACGAGTCTCAAAACATAAGAAATGTCTCAAGAGTAGAGTATGTGGTAGGTTTCATATGCACCGTCAGTTCCTCTGCTGGTATCGGACTCATCTTATCGCTGGTACAACTAATCCTCACAAAAGTTTTGAAGAACCCTTCGTTCTCAGCGGTCATGGACATGGCTATTTACCAGACACTAGTCTCATGCTGTGTGGTTATGATAGGGCTTTTCGCTAGTGGGGAGTGGAAACTTATAGCAAGCGAGATGCGAAACTACGGGCTCGGTAAGGTGTCATACGTTATGACTTTGTCCTCAGCTGCTGTTTCCTCGCAAGTCTACACTATTGGTGCTGTGGGATTGATCTTTGAGTCATCTTCTGTGTTATCCAATACGGTAACTGCTGTGGGGTTGCCTATAGTTCCAGTTGTAGCAGTGATAGTTTTCCATGATAAGATGGATGCATTCAAGATCTTCTCCATTACTTTAGCTATATGGGGCTTCCTTTCATTTGTCTATCAGCATTACCTCGACGAAAAGAAGTTGAAGACTTGCCACCATGTTGAGGAAGATACACAAGTCTGA
- the LOC103856180 gene encoding probable purine permease 10, protein MNGDQELQVIVQQGKEPNPTVQEERNQTGVTHSKTYKRWLRVAVYTFFVISGQSVATILGRIYYDNGGNSKWLATVVQLVGFPVLLPYYLLSIKTHTTTNVDGKAASLRNRVLVYVVLGVLVGADCYLYSIGLLHLPVSTYSLICASQLAFNAFFSYFLNSQKLTPIILNSLLLLTISSTLLAFNNEDSNSQKVTKAQYVTSFLCTIGASAGFGLVLSLQQLAFHRVLKRQTFTEVMDMIIYMSLVASCVSLVGLFASSEWKTLSSEMDNYKLGKVSYVMNLVWTAITWQVFNIGGTGLIFELSSLFSNAISVLGLPVVPIMAVIIFHDKMNGLKVISMILAIWGFMSYVYQHYLDDKRLKRSVGIQRVESSVPPEAEGSNVQKIETSAS, encoded by the exons ATGAATGGTGATCAAGAACTTCAAGTCATCG TTCAGCAGGGAAAAGAACCAAACCCAACAGtacaagaagaaagaaaccaaaCAGGAGTAACTCACTCAAAAACATACAAACGGTGGCTCCGGGTGGCGGTCTATACATTCTTTGTCATCTCAGGACAATCAGTTGCTACAATTCTAGGCAGAATATACTATGACAACGGAGGAAACAGCAAGTGGCTAGCAACGGTAGTTCAACTCGTAGGCTTTCCTGTTCTGCTTCCATATTATCTCTTGTCAATCAAAACACATACAACAACTAATGTAGATGGCAAAGCAGCCTCACTTAGGAACCGTGTATTGGTTTATGTAGTTCTTGGAGTTCTTGTAGGAGCAGATTGCTACCTATACTCCATTGGACTGCTTCACCTTCCCGTTTCAACCTATTCACTGATCTGTGCATCTCAGCTAGCCTTCAACGCTTTCTTCTCTTATTTCCTCAACTCACAGAAGCTCACTCCCATCATTTTGAATTCTCTTTTGCTCCTAACTATATCCTCCACCCTCCTCGCCTTCAACAACGAGGATTCAAACTCTCAGAAAGTTACAAAAGCACAGTATGTCACAAGCTTCTTATGCACCATTGGCGCCTCTGCTGGGTTTGGTCTAGTCTTATCCTTACAACAGCTAGCCTTCCATAGAGTACTAAAGAGGCAGACTTTCACAGAAGTTATGGATATGATCATCTACATGAGTCTAGTGGCCAGCTGTGTTAGCTTGGTGGGGCTTTTCGCTAGCAGCGAGTGGAAAACTCTGAGCAGTGAGATGGACAACTATAAGCTTGGGAAGGTTTCTTACGTTATGAACCTAGTGTGGACAGCTATTACCTGGCAAGTATTCAACATCGGCGGCACGGGACTGATCTTTGAGCTTTCCTCTCTGTTCTCAAATGCGATAAGCGTATTGGGGCTGCCCGTGGTTCCTATTATGGCTGTCATCATTTTTCATGATAAAATGAATGGGTTAAAGGTGATTTCTATGATTTTGGCTATTTGGGGTTTCATGTCCTATGTCTACCAACACTATCTTGATGACAAAAGGTTGAAGAGAAGTGTTGGAATCCAAAGAGTAGAATCCTCTGTCCCACCAGAAGCAGAAGGGTCAAATGTGCAGAAGATAGAGACTTCAGCAAGCTGA
- the LOC103856129 gene encoding putative defensin-like protein 27, which yields MAYSRFVFFAFIALSVLLAGVESTEMASDDSVWSSNKGGSLCCNDHPKFGVCTKDSSCNSWCLKGCDNGKGGFCKEKLCHCDC from the exons ATGGCATATTCAAGATTTGTTTTCTTTGCTTTCATTGCTCTTTCCGTTTTGCTTGCAG gtGTTGAATCCACAGAAATGGCGAGTGACGATTCAGTTTGGTCTTCCAACAAAGGAGGTTCATTGTGTTGCAACGATCACCCAAAGTTTGGAGTATGTACTAAAGATAGCAGCTGCAACAGTTGGTGCCTTAAAGGCTGTGACAACGGGAAAGGTGGCTTTTGCAAGGAAAAACTTTGTCATTGCGACTGCTAA
- the LOC103856156 gene encoding probable purine permease 6, producing MEVESETQELHIHVNGEPERKSSTEQRSHNYSWRLRVSLYVILLLAGETIATLLGRLYYDKGGNSIWLETLVQLVGFPLTLPCYYYIKHDSSSKTNNLTNKTTTSFLTLPLVYIGLGLLAAGHSVLYSFGLLYLPVSTFSLISASQLAFNAVFSYFLNSQKFTPCILNSLVLLTTSSTLLVIQPEPESSTSNSSSKYNYVIGYICAIGSSAGYSLVLSLTDYAFEKILKKYTFKAILDMVTYQSLVATCAVVVGLFVSGGWKMLRTEMEEFRLGKNSYILINIGAVISWQACWIGSVGLILEVSSLFSNVISTLCLPVVPVLAVVFFRDEMSGIKLIAMFLAIWGFVSYAYQHYVDDPKQEEEQEIPQGEEEEKETQEEKSNNIQD from the exons ATGGAAGTAGAATCAGAAACTCAAGAACTGCATATTCATGTCAACGGCG AACCTGAAAGGAAATCTTCAACAGAACAGAGGAGTCACAACTACTCATGGAGGTTAAGAGTGTCTCTCTACGTCATTCTCCTCTTAGCTGGAGAGACAATAGCCACTCTCTTAGGTAGACTTTACTACGACAAAGGTGGCAACAGTATATGGCTCGAGACCTTAGTTCAGCTAGTTGGGTTTCCTTTAACTCTTCCTTGCTATTATTACATAAAGCATGACTCGTCTTCCAAAACTAATAACTTAACCAATAAAACAACAACTTCCTTCTTGACACTTCCTTTGGTTTACATTGGACTTGGCTTGCTTGCTGCTGGTCACAGTGTCCTGTATTCTTTTGGATTACTCTACCTTCCTGTCTCAACTTTCTCTTTGATCTCCGCGTCTCAGTTAGCTTTTAATGCTGTCTTCTCTTACTTCCTTAACTCACAGAAGTTCACACCTTGTATACTCAACTCACTTGTTCTCTTGACCACATCTTCTACACTTCTTGTCATCCAACCTGAGCCTGAATCTTCTACTTCAAACTCATCATCCAAATACAATTATGTGATTGGATACATCTGTGCCATCGGTAGCTCAGCTGGTTATTCTCTAGTACTCTCTTTAACAGATTATGCGTTCGAAAAGATTCTGAAAAAATACACTTTCAAGGCTATTTTGGACATGGTCACGTATCAGTCTTTGGTAGCTACTTGTGCAGTTGTGGTTGGACTCTTTGTAAGTGGTGGGTGGAAAATGCTTAGGACGGAGATGGAAGAGTTTAGGCTAGGGAAAAACtcttatattttgataaatattgGTGCAGTGATATCTTGGCAAGCTTGTTGGATTGGTAGTGTGGGTTTGATTCTTGAAGTTTCGTCGCTTTTCTCAAACGTGATAAGCACTCTTTGTTTACCTGTTGTTCCTGTTCTTGCTGTTGTCTTCTTCCGAGATGAGATGAGTGGAATCAAGTTGATTGCAATGTTTTTGGCTATCTGGGGGTTTGTTTCTTATGCTTACCAGCATTATGTTGATGAtccaaaacaagaagaagagcaagAGATTCCTCAAGGTGAAgaggaagaaaaagaaacacaagAAGAGAAGAGTAACAACATTCAGGACTAG
- the LOC103856138 gene encoding WRKY transcription factor 28, with protein MSNESKGLYSYQYLSSLSLYELMNLPTSTPSSYGNNGFVPSSYSLADCFQSSPGAAYDSLLHKTLGVSPSSSEVFNSLVDQESKHDVTNDVIGETPTRVSASSSSSEADHPGEDSGKSQRKRELVGYGGEENRISKKVGKTKKEEKKQREPRVSFMTKSEVDHLEDGYRWRKYGQKAVKNSIYPRSYYRCTTQRCNVKKRVERSFQDPTVVITTYEGQHNHPLPTNLRGSSAAAAMYSADFMTPGSFTHDMFRSSAYTSGGSALDYGYEQSSYGSVNANPNAHQEYRQGGEYELLKEIFPSIFFKQEP; from the exons ATGTCTAATGAATCCAAAGGTCTCTACAGCTACCAGTACCTGTCATCCTTGTCTTTGTACGAACTGATGAATCTCCCTACTTCAACTCCATCTTCTTACGGAAACAACGGTTTTGTTCCATCTTCTTACTCCTTAGCCGATTGCTTCCAAAGCTCTCCCGGAGCAGCGTACGACTCTTTACTTCATAAAACTTTAGGTGTTTCTCCCTCTTCCTCAGAGGTTTTCAACTCTTTGGTCGATCAAGAATCGAAGCACGATGTAACTAACGACGTTATCGGTGAGACTCCAACTAGGGTTTCAGCATCTTCTTCCTCTAGCGAGGCTGATCATCCCGGCGAAGATTCCGGTAAGAGCCAGAGGAAACGAGAGCTAGTTGGATATGGAGGTGAAGAAAATCGAATCTCCAAAAAAGT TGGTAAAACGAAAAAGGAGGAGAAGAAACAAAGAGAGCCACGAGTCTCGTTTATGACTAAAAGCGAAGTTGATCATCTTGAAGATGGTTATAGATGGAGAAAGTACGGCCAAAAGGCCGTCAAAAACAGCATTTATCCAAG GAGTTACTATAGATGTACAACGCAAAGGTGCAATGTGAAGAAGCGAGTGGAGAGATCGTTCCAAGATCCAACGGTTGTGATTACAACTTACGAGGGTCAACACAATCACCCGCTTCCGACTAATCTCCGGGGAAGTTCCGCCGCGGCTGCTATGTACTCCGCTGACTTCATGACTCCGGGAAGCTTCACTCATGACATGTTTCGGTCGTCTGCTTACACTAGCGGCGGTTCAGCTTTGGATTACGGATATGAACAGAGTAGTTATGGTAGTGTGAATGCAAACCCTAACGCTCATCAAGAGTATCGCCAAGGAGGTGAATATGAGCTCTTGAAGGAGATATTTCCTTCTATTTTCTTCAAGCAAGAGCCTTGA